A DNA window from Paenibacillus sp. HWE-109 contains the following coding sequences:
- a CDS encoding carbohydrate ABC transporter permease, protein MNTILSSRKERVGVQIFVFAVALLWVFPIVVALKNSLAVNGFANYTYLFTHEVGGIKIYKPFINSVVVAAGGTALILIIGTLSAFAFSKLVFFGQKWLYGFVLMCLSIPGVVVLVPFFYILKGVHLYNTLTAVIFAEVVLTLPFAVLMLRNFFDNLPNELMESAHMDGATSFQTFLHIYLPLARPALINLGVLCTVWSFQDYLLPLMFTTKSSLMTATVAVSSFKSNFGFNPADQGRFYAALVLLGLPALFIFILAQRYITNGITSGAVKD, encoded by the coding sequence TTGAATACTATCCTGTCTAGTCGCAAAGAACGAGTTGGTGTTCAGATATTTGTTTTTGCGGTTGCTTTACTTTGGGTATTTCCCATTGTGGTAGCATTAAAAAATTCACTTGCAGTCAATGGCTTTGCCAATTATACCTATTTATTTACTCACGAAGTTGGCGGAATAAAAATATATAAGCCATTTATAAATTCGGTAGTAGTTGCTGCAGGGGGTACAGCACTAATTCTTATCATCGGAACATTATCAGCATTCGCTTTCTCGAAGTTAGTCTTTTTTGGGCAAAAATGGCTTTATGGATTCGTACTGATGTGTCTGTCAATTCCGGGTGTGGTCGTTCTTGTGCCTTTTTTTTATATACTTAAAGGTGTACATCTGTACAACACATTGACAGCAGTGATTTTTGCAGAAGTTGTGCTCACCTTACCATTTGCTGTATTAATGCTTCGAAATTTTTTCGATAATTTGCCAAATGAGCTAATGGAATCCGCACATATGGATGGAGCAACTTCATTCCAGACATTTCTCCACATCTATCTGCCACTAGCTAGACCAGCACTCATTAACCTTGGTGTTTTATGCACAGTTTGGTCGTTTCAAGATTACTTGCTTCCACTTATGTTTACAACAAAATCTTCGTTAATGACTGCAACAGTTGCCGTTAGTTCTTTCAAAAGTAATTTCGGATTCAATCCCGCTGATCAAGGTAGATTCTATGCAGCATTAGTTCTTCTGGGATTACCGGCATTGTTCATATTTATTCTCGCTCAGCGTTACATTACTAACGGAATAACTTCAGGAGCAGT